One window of the Pradoshia eiseniae genome contains the following:
- a CDS encoding SGNH/GDSL hydrolase family protein — protein MMMKYIGTMTLLVLCIGVLIAGQLHWTNKIEQASTVKATSTEKKSSSNEKLPFQEVQDVELKETMELAAWNHGSARVLIAGSDSIGTEEEGLAEQVSKRLEEAYGGAITVKHLEYEGNSIDFLAENKVEDYVDFKPDVFIYEPLLLNSNGIEDAVMTTNEMIDTVLEALQAENEGLYTILTPPNPIYGATYYPREVDDLKEYAEKQAITYVDHWSAWPDHQGEEVKDYLNDAQSAPNEEGVKIWANEILNLFGL, from the coding sequence ATGATGATGAAGTATATTGGCACCATGACGCTACTTGTGTTATGTATTGGCGTTTTAATTGCTGGCCAATTGCATTGGACGAACAAAATTGAGCAAGCCTCTACTGTCAAAGCCACTTCAACGGAAAAGAAATCGTCCTCAAATGAAAAGCTTCCATTTCAGGAGGTACAAGACGTTGAGTTAAAAGAAACGATGGAACTGGCTGCCTGGAATCACGGCTCTGCTCGTGTTCTCATTGCCGGATCTGATTCAATCGGTACAGAGGAAGAAGGCTTAGCAGAACAAGTAAGCAAGAGATTGGAAGAAGCCTACGGTGGTGCCATCACCGTCAAGCATCTAGAGTATGAGGGGAATTCGATTGACTTCTTGGCAGAGAATAAAGTAGAGGATTATGTCGACTTTAAGCCGGATGTGTTCATCTATGAACCGCTCCTCCTTAACAGCAATGGCATAGAGGATGCGGTCATGACGACAAATGAGATGATCGACACGGTACTGGAAGCACTTCAAGCAGAGAATGAAGGTCTGTACACCATCCTCACTCCTCCTAATCCTATTTATGGGGCGACCTATTATCCTCGTGAGGTGGATGACTTGAAGGAGTACGCCGAAAAACAGGCCATCACCTATGTCGACCATTGGAGTGCATGGCCAGATCATCAAGGTGAGGAAGTTAAAGACTACTTGAACGATGCACAAAGCGCGCCGAATGAAGAGGGCGTAAAAATCTGGGCTAATGAGATCCTAAATTTATTTGGATTATAA
- a CDS encoding YveK family protein → MEETISLKDLFTTLKKRALLILTITILAVLVSGVTSFFLLTPIYQSSTQLLVNQSKDEGTPYNANEIQANLQFIDTYNVIMKSPAILDKVIDELELDMSPAALGEKITVASEQNSQVVKVSVTDENPEMAALIANTVADTFQKDIAKIMNVDNVSILAKAEVSDQASPIKPQPLMNIAAALVVGLFLGVGIAFLLEYLDNTIKTEQDIERILEMPVIGVIGQIESSNAHMEAKARASKSGRGEPIGAE, encoded by the coding sequence ATGGAAGAAACAATCAGCTTAAAGGATCTGTTCACAACGTTAAAGAAGCGAGCGTTGCTCATCTTGACCATTACAATCCTCGCGGTGCTGGTAAGCGGAGTTACAAGCTTTTTTCTTTTAACACCAATCTATCAGTCATCCACGCAGTTACTCGTTAATCAGTCAAAGGATGAAGGAACTCCTTATAATGCCAATGAAATTCAAGCAAACCTACAGTTTATTGATACGTATAACGTCATCATGAAGAGCCCGGCGATTCTCGACAAAGTCATCGACGAGCTAGAATTAGATATGTCTCCTGCTGCTTTAGGAGAGAAGATAACGGTTGCCAGCGAGCAAAACTCACAGGTCGTGAAGGTGTCAGTCACAGATGAAAATCCGGAGATGGCAGCATTGATTGCGAACACGGTCGCTGACACATTCCAAAAGGATATCGCCAAGATCATGAATGTCGATAATGTCAGCATCCTGGCGAAAGCCGAAGTATCCGACCAGGCATCACCGATCAAACCGCAGCCGCTTATGAACATTGCTGCCGCTTTAGTTGTCGGACTATTCCTAGGAGTCGGAATAGCGTTTTTGCTAGAATATTTGGATAACACCATTAAGACAGAGCAAGATATCGAAAGAATATTAGAGATGCCAGTTATCGGCGTAATTGGACAGATTGAGTCAAGCAATGCCCATATGGAGGCAAAGGCACGTGCATCGAAATCAGGAAGAGGTGAACCAATTGGCGCGGAATAA
- a CDS encoding CpsD/CapB family tyrosine-protein kinase produces the protein MHRNQEEVNQLARNKSKKAIGQDNKRKLVTYYDPKSPISEQFRTLRTNIQFSAVDEELQTILITSSGPIEGKSTTAANIAVVFAQQGKRTLFIDSDLRKPSSHYTFSFMNTVGLTSVLTKQTSLDKAVQVMNPLGLHVLTSGPLPPNPAELLSSRTMKELIDHAKQEYDVIIIDSPPVTAVTDAQVIARLSDGILLVVSSGRTHIEDAVKTKELLTNTGTKIIGTVLNNKKMKDNTYYYYGKK, from the coding sequence GTGCATCGAAATCAGGAAGAGGTGAACCAATTGGCGCGGAATAAATCTAAAAAGGCGATTGGGCAGGATAATAAGCGTAAGCTTGTCACGTACTACGATCCTAAATCACCAATCTCGGAGCAATTTCGTACATTACGGACAAATATCCAGTTCTCAGCAGTGGATGAGGAATTGCAGACCATCTTGATTACATCGTCTGGTCCAATCGAAGGAAAGTCAACGACGGCGGCTAATATCGCGGTTGTCTTCGCACAGCAAGGCAAACGGACCTTGTTTATCGATTCCGACCTTAGAAAGCCTTCATCCCACTATACGTTCTCGTTTATGAATACGGTTGGACTAACAAGTGTATTGACCAAGCAAACTAGCTTAGACAAGGCTGTTCAAGTGATGAACCCGCTTGGGCTTCATGTCTTGACGAGCGGTCCGCTTCCGCCGAATCCGGCAGAATTATTATCCTCAAGAACGATGAAGGAGCTCATTGATCACGCAAAACAGGAATATGATGTCATCATCATTGATAGTCCGCCAGTTACGGCTGTTACGGATGCCCAGGTTATCGCCAGACTCTCTGATGGAATCCTTCTTGTCGTAAGCAGCGGGCGTACACATATCGAAGATGCCGTGAAAACAAAGGAATTGCTAACAAATACAGGGACGAAAATCATCGGAACTGTTCTTAATAACAAAAAGATGAAGGATAATACCTATTACTATTACGGAAAAAAATAG
- a CDS encoding tyrosine-protein phosphatase, with translation MIDLHSHILPGLDDGAKTIEESLQMARLAVSEGIETIIATPHHKNGAYENEKAQIQESVQAFRKQLEIHQIPLTVLAGQEVRLYGELIEDLETGTIQTIHDTNYVLIEFPSNHIPRYANRLFFELLQRGIHPILVHPERNMEIVENPNLLYEFVQNGISAQLTCGSISGKFGKKIKKVSVDLIAANLVHFIASDAHNVTSRQFWMKEARSEMEKQFGLDQLYYFEENARLVVEGQYIMREMPQQVKQRKFLGLF, from the coding sequence ATGATTGACTTGCATAGTCATATATTGCCGGGTCTTGATGACGGGGCCAAAACAATCGAAGAATCTCTGCAAATGGCTAGACTTGCCGTTAGTGAAGGCATTGAGACAATCATAGCAACCCCTCATCATAAAAATGGCGCGTACGAGAATGAAAAGGCGCAAATTCAAGAATCGGTTCAAGCCTTCAGAAAACAGCTTGAAATTCACCAAATTCCGCTGACTGTCCTAGCAGGGCAGGAGGTGCGTCTCTATGGCGAATTAATAGAAGACTTGGAGACTGGTACGATTCAAACCATTCATGACACGAATTATGTATTAATCGAATTTCCATCGAATCATATACCGAGGTATGCAAACCGATTATTCTTTGAGCTGCTGCAAAGGGGGATTCATCCCATCTTGGTCCATCCGGAACGGAATATGGAGATTGTCGAGAATCCGAACCTCCTCTATGAATTCGTTCAAAATGGAATCAGTGCTCAGCTCACATGCGGCAGTATATCCGGGAAATTCGGTAAGAAAATCAAGAAAGTATCCGTCGATTTAATCGCGGCAAACCTTGTCCATTTTATCGCCTCGGATGCCCATAATGTAACCTCCAGGCAGTTTTGGATGAAGGAAGCCAGGAGTGAGATGGAGAAGCAATTTGGTTTGGACCAGCTTTATTATTTTGAAGAAAATGCACGGTTAGTTGTTGAAGGGCAATACATCATGAGAGAAATGCCGCAACAGGTCAAACAGCGCAAGTTCCTGGGACTATTTTAA
- the galU gene encoding UTP--glucose-1-phosphate uridylyltransferase GalU yields MEKVRKAIIPAAGLGTRFLPATKAMPKEMLPIVDKPTIQYIVEEAIESGIEDIIIVTGKGKRSIEDHFDHAYELENNLMEKGKFDLLEKVQAPSKVDIHYIRQKEPKGLGHAIWCARNFIGDEPFAVLLGDDIVQAETPCLRQLMNQYEETHSSVIGVQHVPEDETDRYGIIAPLEQNGRRYQVDKFVEKPALGTAPSNLAIMGRYVLRPEIFTFLEEQQIGAGGEIQLTDAIQKLNEIQRVFAYDFEGKRYDVGEKLGFIQTTIEFALQEPSLRDDLYRFMEEKLHMHAKYQ; encoded by the coding sequence ATGGAAAAGGTACGGAAAGCGATTATTCCTGCAGCCGGACTTGGAACCAGGTTTTTGCCGGCAACGAAGGCGATGCCGAAGGAAATGCTCCCAATTGTAGATAAACCAACCATCCAATATATCGTCGAAGAAGCCATTGAATCAGGAATTGAAGATATTATCATTGTCACTGGTAAAGGAAAGCGATCGATCGAGGACCATTTCGATCATGCGTATGAGCTGGAAAATAACTTGATGGAAAAGGGGAAGTTTGATCTCCTCGAGAAAGTACAAGCCCCATCAAAGGTTGATATCCATTATATCCGCCAAAAGGAACCGAAGGGTTTGGGCCATGCCATCTGGTGTGCACGGAACTTCATTGGGGATGAACCGTTCGCTGTCCTGCTAGGAGATGATATTGTTCAAGCAGAAACGCCTTGTCTGCGACAATTAATGAATCAATATGAAGAAACGCATTCCTCTGTCATTGGTGTACAGCATGTGCCAGAGGATGAAACAGATAGGTATGGCATCATCGCGCCGCTTGAGCAAAATGGACGCCGTTATCAGGTTGATAAATTCGTGGAGAAACCAGCCCTCGGAACAGCGCCTTCTAATTTGGCCATCATGGGCCGATATGTCCTGCGCCCGGAAATCTTCACCTTTTTAGAGGAGCAGCAAATTGGTGCAGGCGGTGAGATTCAATTAACCGATGCCATTCAAAAGTTGAATGAAATCCAGCGGGTATTTGCCTATGACTTCGAAGGCAAACGCTATGATGTAGGAGAAAAGCTAGGGTTCATTCAAACGACGATTGAATTTGCCTTGCAGGAACCAAGCTTGAGAGATGATCTCTATCGTTTTATGGAAGAAAAGTTACACATGCACGCCAAATATCAATAA
- a CDS encoding polysaccharide biosynthesis protein, which produces MSYRKRLTALILIDSVIVISAIYLSYLILHPYMSIFKMGTLLITSIALLGSYHIYALIYKLYHKVWEYASVSELIAIVKAVLLTTITTAIIQLVFFQDIYVRALAIAAMILVLFIGGSRFSWRMVRDRVLRHHHENNKKTLIIGAGAAGTMLARHLLNKADGDLLPVAFIDDDCNKQKLQIHGINVVGDTTYIPAAVALYEIETIIIAIPSLKKAEVKRIYEECSKTAAKVQIMPRIDEIISGDVPVTQFRDVEVEDLLGREPNRLDIDSISEEVEGKTILVTGAGGSIGSEICRQICRFKPGRLVLLGHGENSIYLIDMELRKKYGESIEIIPVIADVQDRARIFNVMEQYQPDVVYHAAAHKHVPLMEYNPREAVKNNIFGTRNVAEAADTFGVGAFVLISTDKAVNPPNVMGATKRFAEMIIQNLAKESNTRFVAVRFGNVLGSRGSVIPLFKKQIQAGGPITVTHPDITRYFMTIPEASRLVIQAGALARGGEVFVLDMGEPVKIVDLAKNLITLSGYTVDEIGIEYSGLRPGEKMYEELLNDNEVQKDHVFPKIFIGKAVPMEKRELYAVIETLPDMEYVQLKETLVGVANMKFGEKQSMVVS; this is translated from the coding sequence GTGTCATACCGAAAGCGGCTAACAGCCTTGATACTGATTGATTCTGTAATCGTTATATCGGCTATTTACTTGAGTTATTTAATTCTCCACCCATATATGAGCATTTTCAAGATGGGGACCTTGCTTATTACATCCATTGCCCTCTTAGGCAGCTATCATATTTATGCGCTCATTTATAAGCTCTATCACAAGGTATGGGAATACGCGAGTGTCAGTGAATTAATCGCGATTGTCAAAGCTGTGCTATTAACCACTATAACGACTGCTATTATCCAATTAGTCTTTTTTCAGGACATTTATGTCAGAGCATTGGCAATTGCGGCGATGATTCTTGTGTTATTCATTGGCGGTTCCCGTTTCTCATGGAGAATGGTCAGAGACCGCGTGCTGAGACATCATCATGAAAATAATAAGAAAACCTTGATTATCGGAGCCGGAGCGGCTGGAACGATGCTTGCAAGGCATTTGCTTAATAAAGCGGATGGCGATTTATTGCCTGTTGCCTTCATAGATGATGATTGCAATAAACAGAAGCTGCAAATCCATGGCATTAATGTAGTGGGCGATACAACCTATATTCCTGCTGCTGTTGCATTATATGAAATTGAGACCATCATCATTGCGATTCCGTCCCTTAAGAAGGCAGAAGTAAAACGAATTTACGAGGAATGCTCAAAAACGGCAGCAAAGGTGCAAATCATGCCGCGCATCGATGAAATCATATCCGGCGATGTACCTGTCACTCAGTTTAGGGATGTAGAAGTAGAAGACTTACTCGGCCGTGAGCCGAATAGGCTCGACATTGACAGCATCTCAGAAGAAGTGGAAGGTAAGACCATTTTAGTCACAGGTGCGGGCGGATCAATCGGATCAGAAATTTGCCGACAGATTTGCCGTTTCAAACCAGGACGGTTGGTTCTTTTAGGTCATGGCGAGAACAGCATTTATTTAATTGATATGGAATTGCGTAAGAAATATGGAGAAAGCATTGAAATCATTCCGGTGATTGCTGATGTCCAGGATCGTGCAAGGATATTTAACGTGATGGAGCAATATCAGCCAGATGTGGTTTATCACGCGGCAGCCCATAAGCATGTTCCATTAATGGAATATAACCCGAGAGAAGCTGTGAAGAATAATATTTTCGGTACGCGTAATGTCGCAGAAGCAGCAGATACATTTGGTGTTGGTGCTTTTGTGTTGATTTCCACTGACAAGGCCGTGAATCCGCCTAATGTGATGGGGGCGACGAAGCGTTTTGCTGAGATGATTATTCAGAACTTGGCGAAGGAAAGCAACACAAGGTTTGTGGCCGTGCGATTCGGAAACGTACTAGGCAGTCGAGGCAGTGTTATTCCTTTGTTTAAGAAACAGATTCAGGCTGGCGGGCCGATTACGGTTACACATCCAGATATTACGAGATACTTCATGACGATTCCGGAAGCGTCACGATTGGTGATACAGGCCGGTGCTTTGGCGCGTGGCGGAGAAGTTTTTGTGCTAGATATGGGTGAACCGGTTAAGATTGTTGATTTGGCGAAGAATCTTATTACCCTTTCCGGTTATACGGTTGATGAGATTGGGATAGAGTATTCGGGCCTAAGACCTGGTGAGAAGATGTATGAGGAGCTTCTTAATGATAATGAGGTGCAGAAGGATCATGTGTTTCCGAAGATTTTTATTGGGAAGGCTGTGCCTATGGAGAAGCGTGAGCTTTATGCGGTGATTGAGACTCTACCTGATATGGAATATGTTCAATTGAAAGAGACGTTGGTTGGGGTTGCTAATATGAAGTTTGGTGAGAAGCAATCGATGGTGGTTAGTTAG
- a CDS encoding DegT/DnrJ/EryC1/StrS family aminotransferase, with product MQSIKEKERIFLSSPHMSDEGYEMQYVQEAFDTNWIAPLGENVNGFERELAEKVGSKAAAALSSGTAAIHLALKAAGVGEGDIVFCPTLTFSATANPIIYQNAIPVFIDSDYKTWNMCPKALEEAFERYPEVKAVIVVHLYGLSADMDKIMEICKKHNVVVIEDAAESLGTYYKGKQTGTFGDYGIFSFNGNKIITTSGGGMLVSNNEERIAKARFWSTQSRDQARHYQHSELGFNYRMSNVVAGIGRGQLKVLDQRVEKKRYIYEFYKRELGELEGVQFMPSNEWDHPNYWLSSMTLTGKVRPIDIFEVLEAENIESRPVWKPMHMQPFFEKYDFVGTDVSEKLFENGVCLPSDTKMTDEDLNRVCTIIKGLWER from the coding sequence ATGCAGTCGATTAAAGAGAAAGAGAGAATTTTCCTATCTTCACCTCATATGAGTGATGAAGGTTATGAAATGCAATATGTACAAGAAGCTTTTGATACTAATTGGATTGCTCCTCTTGGTGAGAACGTAAATGGATTTGAAAGAGAATTGGCCGAAAAGGTCGGTTCAAAGGCTGCAGCGGCGCTTTCTTCAGGTACAGCCGCCATTCATTTGGCCCTTAAAGCAGCGGGTGTAGGAGAAGGGGATATTGTTTTTTGTCCAACACTTACTTTCTCTGCAACTGCTAACCCAATTATCTATCAAAATGCGATTCCTGTTTTCATCGATAGTGATTATAAGACTTGGAATATGTGTCCTAAGGCATTAGAAGAGGCTTTTGAAAGGTACCCGGAGGTTAAGGCAGTAATCGTTGTTCATTTATATGGATTATCTGCAGATATGGATAAGATTATGGAAATCTGCAAGAAACATAATGTAGTAGTTATAGAAGATGCTGCTGAATCCTTAGGTACCTATTATAAAGGCAAGCAGACTGGAACATTTGGTGATTACGGCATCTTCTCTTTTAATGGGAATAAGATTATCACAACTTCTGGTGGCGGTATGCTTGTTTCCAATAATGAAGAACGAATTGCTAAAGCAAGATTCTGGTCTACTCAATCTAGAGATCAAGCAAGGCATTATCAGCATAGCGAATTAGGGTTTAATTATCGGATGAGTAATGTTGTTGCTGGAATTGGTAGAGGACAACTTAAGGTATTAGATCAAAGAGTTGAGAAGAAAAGGTATATTTATGAATTTTATAAAAGAGAACTTGGTGAACTTGAAGGTGTGCAGTTTATGCCAAGCAATGAATGGGACCACCCAAATTATTGGTTAAGTTCAATGACGTTGACTGGTAAGGTACGACCTATTGATATATTTGAAGTATTGGAAGCTGAGAATATCGAGTCAAGACCAGTTTGGAAGCCGATGCATATGCAACCGTTCTTTGAGAAGTATGATTTTGTAGGAACTGATGTATCAGAGAAACTATTTGAGAACGGTGTTTGTTTGCCTTCTGATACGAAGATGACGGATGAGGATTTAAATAGAGTTTGTACGATTATTAAGGGGTTGTGGGAAAGGTAA
- a CDS encoding sugar transferase, producing the protein MNVSNDGIYRRYVKRPMDFILSLIAIFVLSPVFIIVAILVRMKLGSPILFKQERPGLNEKIFKMYKFRTMTDEKDESGALLPDDIRLTKFGKFLRSTSLDELPELVNILKGDMSIIGPRPLLVQYLPLYNEHQKRRHEVRPGLSGLAQANGRNAISWEDKFNLDVEYVENVSFIGDWKIIFMTIKKVFVREGINSETAVTMEYFEGSKVESKK; encoded by the coding sequence ATGAACGTTTCAAATGATGGAATTTATAGAAGGTATGTAAAGAGACCAATGGATTTCATTCTTTCTTTAATCGCTATTTTTGTTCTAAGTCCTGTGTTTATAATAGTAGCAATCCTTGTAAGAATGAAACTTGGCAGTCCAATACTTTTTAAACAAGAACGACCAGGACTTAATGAGAAGATTTTTAAGATGTATAAGTTTAGGACAATGACGGATGAGAAAGATGAGAGCGGCGCTTTGCTCCCTGATGATATTCGCCTAACTAAGTTTGGAAAGTTTCTGCGATCCACTTCGCTTGATGAGCTACCAGAACTTGTTAATATCCTAAAAGGTGATATGTCTATTATAGGTCCAAGACCATTATTAGTTCAGTATCTTCCTCTTTATAATGAACATCAAAAACGTCGTCATGAGGTAAGACCTGGGTTATCAGGTTTGGCACAGGCAAACGGCAGGAATGCGATTAGTTGGGAGGATAAGTTCAATCTCGATGTTGAATATGTGGAGAATGTTAGCTTCATTGGGGATTGGAAGATTATCTTTATGACTATAAAAAAGGTTTTTGTTAGAGAAGGTATTAATTCTGAGACCGCTGTAACAATGGAATATTTTGAGGGAAGTAAGGTGGAGAGCAAAAAATGA
- a CDS encoding ATP-grasp domain-containing protein has translation MKEINILILSVGRRVELVQCFQRAAKKLNISSKIVAGDCSDTAPALYFADRTYKLPRIDDSNYIQSIIDACIQENISLIVPTIDTDLLLLAENKALIEDKTSAKVLISDTNVISICRDKINTQKFLEENDFGIPKMYKDEELLSEIQFPVFIKPKSGSSSINTFKVNNFNELNIYKSIVEEPIVQDFIEGEEFTVDVFLDFQSNIITVVPRLRMATRSGEISKGKITKDREVIEDVIRLMKELKPIGHITVQLMKTKKGIEYIEVNPRFGGGAPMSIQSGADSCESLYRLLMGQSLEYNENYKDSLIFLRFDSSICLNEDMEIVK, from the coding sequence ATGAAAGAGATTAATATTCTAATTCTTAGTGTTGGCAGACGGGTAGAATTAGTGCAGTGCTTTCAACGTGCTGCAAAAAAATTAAATATAAGTAGTAAGATTGTGGCTGGTGACTGTTCCGACACAGCCCCAGCTTTATACTTTGCAGATAGAACTTATAAACTTCCAAGAATTGATGATTCAAATTACATTCAATCAATAATAGACGCATGTATACAAGAGAATATTTCATTGATAGTACCAACAATTGATACTGATTTATTATTGTTGGCAGAGAATAAAGCTTTGATTGAAGATAAGACGAGCGCAAAAGTATTAATATCTGATACTAATGTTATCAGTATTTGTAGAGATAAAATTAATACACAAAAATTCTTAGAAGAAAATGATTTTGGAATTCCAAAAATGTATAAAGATGAGGAACTTTTGAGCGAGATCCAGTTTCCTGTATTTATTAAGCCTAAATCTGGTAGCTCCAGTATTAACACATTCAAAGTCAATAATTTTAATGAGTTAAATATTTACAAGAGTATCGTAGAAGAGCCTATAGTACAGGATTTTATAGAAGGCGAAGAATTCACAGTTGATGTTTTCCTTGATTTTCAGAGTAATATTATCACAGTTGTTCCTAGGTTAAGGATGGCTACTAGGAGTGGTGAAATCTCTAAGGGCAAGATTACGAAGGACAGAGAAGTTATTGAGGATGTCATTAGATTAATGAAGGAACTAAAGCCAATCGGACATATAACTGTGCAACTTATGAAAACTAAAAAGGGTATAGAATATATAGAGGTTAATCCAAGATTTGGTGGAGGAGCACCAATGAGTATTCAAAGTGGTGCTGATTCTTGTGAAAGTTTGTATCGATTATTAATGGGACAATCCTTAGAATATAACGAGAATTATAAAGATAGCCTGATTTTTTTAAGATTTGATAGTAGTATCTGTTTAAATGAAGATATGGAGATAGTTAAATGA
- a CDS encoding HAD family hydrolase — protein MIKAVIFDLDDTLISERKYIESGYRHISKLLSSKLEKNEFDLYELLIKLFSQSPKNVFNRLFDTLNKPYTKSDILELVEEYRNHIPLIEFYIDVLPCLEMLKEKGLKLGIITDGYAIAQRQKLEAVQAFELFDEIIVTDELGREYWKPHVKAFELMKERLNIEFNEMIYVGDNPEKDFHIGAQYPVHTIRIYREGVYKDSYYLNDIRENFSIHSLNELDLIIGR, from the coding sequence ATGATTAAAGCTGTTATCTTTGATTTAGATGATACGTTGATATCTGAAAGGAAGTACATTGAAAGTGGTTATCGACATATTTCTAAATTATTGAGTTCTAAACTTGAGAAAAACGAATTTGACCTTTATGAGCTATTAATAAAATTATTTAGCCAGAGTCCAAAGAACGTATTTAATAGGCTTTTTGATACTTTGAATAAACCCTATACTAAAAGTGATATATTGGAGCTAGTTGAGGAGTACCGTAATCATATTCCACTAATTGAGTTTTATATTGATGTATTGCCATGTTTAGAAATGCTTAAGGAAAAGGGACTGAAATTAGGGATTATTACAGATGGTTATGCTATCGCCCAACGTCAAAAGTTAGAAGCTGTACAAGCATTTGAATTATTTGATGAAATTATAGTGACAGATGAGTTGGGAAGAGAATATTGGAAACCACATGTTAAGGCATTTGAGTTGATGAAGGAACGACTGAATATCGAATTTAACGAGATGATATATGTTGGTGATAATCCAGAAAAGGATTTTCATATAGGAGCTCAATATCCTGTTCACACAATAAGGATTTATCGAGAAGGTGTATATAAGGATAGTTATTATCTAAATGATATCAGAGAAAATTTTTCTATTCATTCTTTAAATGAGTTGGATCTGATAATTGGGCGATAA
- a CDS encoding glycosyltransferase family 4 protein, translating into MNVLFLTLLDFSTVDEKGIYTDLMREFIRGNHKVHIISPTEKRKQQPTKLIENEKYKILKLQIGNIQKTNLIEKGISTLTLESKFKQGIKEYFSDVKFDLVIYSTPPITLQKAVEYVKKRDNAKTYLLLKDIFPQNAIDLGVISNKGVKGVLYKHFKSKEKRLYKISDYIGCMSQANVDFLLKHNTEISPDSVEICPNSIEPLNVNKDVKKIRRIKDKYNIPLDRTVLIYGGNLGKPQGIDFLIECLRTNKLNDKVYFVIAGSGTEFNKLKVFFESENLNNAQLFSQLPKQDYEILANSCDVGLIFLDKRFTIPNFPSRLLSYMQASMPVLAATDKNTDIGQVIEEGGFGFWCESDTVDEFNKRLQQLCDECLRKQMGVNARLYLENNYTSKHSYEIIMNHFN; encoded by the coding sequence ATGAACGTCTTATTTTTAACATTATTAGATTTTTCGACAGTGGATGAAAAAGGTATATATACTGACTTGATGAGAGAGTTTATTAGGGGCAATCATAAGGTGCATATTATTTCACCTACTGAAAAGAGAAAACAACAACCAACCAAATTAATTGAAAATGAAAAATATAAAATTCTTAAATTACAGATAGGTAATATTCAAAAAACTAACCTAATAGAAAAAGGTATCTCAACGCTAACGCTAGAGTCAAAGTTTAAACAAGGGATTAAGGAATATTTTTCTGATGTTAAGTTTGACTTAGTTATTTATTCTACACCGCCTATAACATTGCAAAAGGCGGTAGAATATGTGAAAAAAAGAGATAATGCAAAGACTTATTTATTGTTAAAAGATATATTTCCACAAAATGCAATAGACTTGGGTGTGATTTCTAACAAAGGGGTTAAAGGTGTTTTGTATAAGCACTTTAAATCCAAAGAAAAAAGGTTGTATAAAATATCAGACTATATCGGTTGTATGTCACAGGCAAATGTTGATTTTTTACTAAAACATAATACTGAAATTTCCCCGGACAGTGTAGAAATTTGCCCTAATAGTATCGAACCTTTAAACGTTAATAAGGACGTAAAAAAAATTCGAAGGATAAAGGATAAATACAATATACCACTTGACCGTACAGTTCTGATTTACGGCGGAAACCTTGGAAAGCCACAAGGTATTGATTTCTTAATTGAATGTTTAAGAACTAATAAGCTTAATGATAAGGTTTATTTTGTTATAGCAGGATCAGGAACAGAGTTTAATAAACTTAAAGTCTTTTTTGAAAGTGAAAATCTAAACAATGCACAGCTGTTTTCTCAATTACCAAAACAGGATTATGAAATTTTAGCTAATTCTTGTGATGTCGGTTTGATTTTTTTAGATAAACGATTCACTATACCAAATTTCCCTTCCAGACTTCTGTCATATATGCAAGCATCAATGCCTGTATTAGCTGCAACAGATAAAAATACTGATATCGGCCAGGTTATTGAAGAAGGTGGATTTGGATTTTGGTGTGAGAGTGATACTGTTGATGAATTTAATAAAAGGTTACAGCAGCTTTGTGATGAATGCTTGAGAAAACAAATGGGCGTTAACGCAAGATTATACCTAGAAAATAATTATACAAGTAAACATTCATATGAAATTATAATGAATCATTTTAATTAG